The following nucleotide sequence is from Ferruginibacter lapsinanis.
TATTATTTCTTCCAGTCTAATATTTCATTAAGAGGACAGAATTTTCTTTGGGCAAAAGATTTAGCTGCTCATGATTCAATCTATAATTTACCATTTAGTATTCCTTTTTATGGCGATCATGTAAGTCTTTTTACATTAACAGCGGTAGTTACAAGTTTGCTTATCTCAATATATAGCATGAGCAGTATGCAGGATGATTCGAATCCCGTAATGAAATATATGCCATATATTTTCCCGGTATTGTTATTAGGTGTGTTCAATAATTTACCTGCAGCACTTACCTGGTACTATACTGTTTCTAATACAATCACCTTGATATTACAGATAGTAATTCAGAAGTATATCATTGACCACGATAAAATATTAGCACAGATAGAAGAGAATCGGAAAAAGCCTGTTAAACAAAGCAAACTGCAGGAAAAAATTCAGGCAATGCAGGAAGCAAACCAAAAAGTACAGGATTTGAAAAAGCGAAATCAAAATTAAATTACTGTAAAGTATAGTTAAATTAAATTGACCTGCAACCTTTTTGATCCGTTGCAGGTCTTTTAATTATGTGGCAGCGTGTGTTTGGCATGAGATTTTATTATCTTTAACTAAAGAAATCTGAAAATGAAAACGATAAAGATGTTTGGACTGGCAATAATGCTTTTAAGTGGTGTTTCTGCCTTTGCTCAGAAAGTATTATCAGAAGGTACAATAACGTATAACATAGTTATACAAACGAACAATAAAGAGCCACAGATGGCAGATGCATTAGATGGAGCCACTTCAATTGTTTATTTAAAGGGAGGCTTAAGCCGTACTTCTATGACAAGTGCTTTAGGGGTAGAGTCAACCATTCACAATACACAAACAGGCAACCAGACTATAGCAGTCATTCTAAAAGAATATAGTGGTCAGAAATTAATGATCACTCTTACCAAAGCCGATTGGGATCTAAAGAATAAAAAATATGAAGGAGCTGTTTTTGAAACAACAGGCGAAACAGCTACTATAGCTGGATATAATTGTTTAAAGGCTATTGCAAAATTGAAAGATGGAACCAGCTTTACGGTATATTATACAACTGATATTAATTTGATCAACAAAGAGTATGATCAAACTTTCAAAAACTTACCTGGTTTGGCAATGCAATATGAATACGAATCAGGGAAGTTAAAGTTTAAATATACTGTTGCAAAAATTGATTTTAATCCTTTATCAACTTCGATATTTGAATTCCCAAAATCTGGGTATAGAGTAATGACATACCAGGAAAATCAACTAGGGAATAAAAATTAAATGATAAGTAGTGATATAAAAAAAATCCCGATCATTTGATCGGGATTTTTTTTATATATCGTAATGTTTTTATTTTCTGGATTTGATAACAAGCTTAACACCGCTATAACCTTGACGCATTTCAGGCATCACAAACTTATTTTTATAAGGAATGATGTAAGTAGTATTTCCTTTTTGATAAGTAACAATAGAATTAGTAGTAATAAAATTACCGGATCTTTGAACGGAAGTCAGCAATGAACCTTTGTAAGAAAGCCCCGTTCTCAAGTTAAAAGAAATTGCATTTCTTAAAGATACAGAAGGGCTTGTATTAACGTTCAATGTAGCTCTGTTCTTATTACGTTTGCCAAACCCTCTATCGGCAAATACGGCATTCACCGTACTGAAGAGTACAGTCAATATAAGCAGCCTTTTAGCGAATTTGTTCATTGTAAAGAGTTTACGGTACAAATATAACAGAATTTTTATAAAAAAAACAAAACATGGGCATCTATTTTTTACATTTCTTTAACTGTTTTATATGTTAAAAATATAATTTCTTGATTTTTAATATAAAATGATGTATTTTACAGTAACCTATTAGCGAATGAGTAAATATCCAAATCGTCAAAACCAGGATGAACTGCAAGAGTTATTGCAGCAATACGATAACCTCAAATCCGGCCGAAGTCACTCCTTTATAGATGAGGATGCTTTCGAATTAATTATTGATTATTTTGATGAAAAAGATGAGTTGGCCAATGCGCTGGAAGCAGCTGAATATGCTGCAGAGCAATACCCTTATTCATCTGCATTATTGCTTAAAAAGGCAGATCTTTTGATTGCCGACAAACGCTATAAAGAGGCGTTGGATGTGCTGGAACAGTCAGAAATCCTCGATAGCAGCGATATAAACCTATATATTTTAAAAACAGACGCCTATCTGGCATTAGATCAGCAGGAAAAGGCAGCAATGGTGCTGGAAATGGCCATTGATTATTTTGACGGAGAAGAAAAACTGGAATTATTATTTGAATTGGCAGATGTTTACGATGATTATGAGAATTTTGACAAAGTTTTTGATTGTTTGGTGATGATCCTTGACATTGATCCCAATAATGAGGAGGCTCTCTATAAAATTTGTTTCTGGACAGATTTTACCGGAAGAAATGAGGAGGGGATACGTCTACATCAAAGAATCATCGAGGAGTATCCTTTTAGTGAACTGGCCTGGTTTAATCTTGCTGCAGCCTACCAGGGTATTAAATTATACGAAAAGGCAATTGATGCCTATCAATACGCTGTGGCTATCGATGAAAAGTTTGATTATGCTTATCGTAATATGGGGGATGCCTATCTAAGGCTAAGAAAATATAAAGAGGCAATTGAGGTATTGCAGAAAGTATTAGAACTTGCCCGTCCGGAGGATGTTATTTATGAGGCTATAGCCCATTGTTATGATAAGTTAAAGAACTACGCACAAGCAAGATTTCATTACAGAAAAGCCACTCACCTTAATCAGGATGATAGTCAATTGTACTACAAAATAGCCTGTACTTATATGAATGAAGGAGTATGGGACAGTGCTATCAAGAATTTACAAACGGCGATGCGTATTCATCGTCTGCAGCCAGAGTATAATTTGGCCATAGGGCAATGCTATATGCAAATTGGTAAAATAGAAGATGCGATACAATATTTCGGAAATGTTGTTCGTACAAGACCTAAAAACAGTAATGGCTGGATAGAATTATTAAAGTGTTTGTATAGTGTAAATTGTTATGAAGAAGGGTTAGAGTATACTGATCATGCATTGGAGTTGACCACAGGGAAAACGATATTTCTGTTTTATAAAAGTGCTTTCTTATTTGCTTTACGTAAAACCAAGGAAGCTGTTCTGCAATTAGAGCTGGGAATGGAGCTAAGTCCTAAATTGATAAAAAAAATGCTGGAGCTAAACCCTGCACTATTGCAAAATCAAGCTGTAGTGGATATTTTAGCAAGATATAAAAGGAATAAAAAATCTTAATACTTTTACAGATATAAAAAAATCCACCTGGTAATCAGGT
It contains:
- a CDS encoding tetratricopeptide repeat protein produces the protein MSKYPNRQNQDELQELLQQYDNLKSGRSHSFIDEDAFELIIDYFDEKDELANALEAAEYAAEQYPYSSALLLKKADLLIADKRYKEALDVLEQSEILDSSDINLYILKTDAYLALDQQEKAAMVLEMAIDYFDGEEKLELLFELADVYDDYENFDKVFDCLVMILDIDPNNEEALYKICFWTDFTGRNEEGIRLHQRIIEEYPFSELAWFNLAAAYQGIKLYEKAIDAYQYAVAIDEKFDYAYRNMGDAYLRLRKYKEAIEVLQKVLELARPEDVIYEAIAHCYDKLKNYAQARFHYRKATHLNQDDSQLYYKIACTYMNEGVWDSAIKNLQTAMRIHRLQPEYNLAIGQCYMQIGKIEDAIQYFGNVVRTRPKNSNGWIELLKCLYSVNCYEEGLEYTDHALELTTGKTIFLFYKSAFLFALRKTKEAVLQLELGMELSPKLIKKMLELNPALLQNQAVVDILARYKRNKKS